CTTTGTTGTTAGCAGCAACCCTACTAAGTTGTACCGAAAGTGAATCTGAGTTTTTTGTAAATGAAGACCCTGCCACTTTTGCAGAGGTTGGTTCAATTGATATTGGTGATGTTGGTGCAGCCGAAATTTCGGCTTATGACCCACAAACCAAAAGGCTTTTTGTGGTTAATAATGGCACGGTCAATAAAATTGATATATTGGATTTTGCTGACCCTAGCAATATGAAAGTTATTGGCTCGATAAGTATGGCTCCGTATGGAGGGGCGGTCAATAGTGTGAGTGTTTCAAATGGTAAATTGGCGGCGGCGATCGAGTCGGTAGATAAACAAGCTGCTGGTAAAGTAGCCATTTTTAATACAAGCGATTATAAAGAAATCAAAGTGGTTACGGTGGGAGCATTGCCCGATATGATAACTTTCTCGCCAGATGGTAAATTTATTTTAACAGCCAACGAAGGCGAGCCAAACGCTAGCTATACCAACGACCCCGTTGGTAGTATTTCTATTATATCTGTTGATGAAAACTATGCTGTAAATACTGTAGATTTTTCGGGATTTGCTAGTCAGCAAGAAGCTTTAAAGGCCAAAGGGTTTAGGGTTTTTGGACTAAATGCCAGCTTTGCCAAAGATATTGAACCTGAATACATTACCGTTTCGGGCGACTCTAAAACGGCTTGGGTAACGCTTCAAGAAAATAATGGTATTGCCAAAATTAGTCTTACGTCAAAAACCATTACTCAGATTTTTCCCTTG
The DNA window shown above is from Flectobacillus major DSM 103 and carries:
- a CDS encoding choice-of-anchor I family protein — encoded protein: MKKIITSLLLAATLLSCTESESEFFVNEDPATFAEVGSIDIGDVGAAEISAYDPQTKRLFVVNNGTVNKIDILDFADPSNMKVIGSISMAPYGGAVNSVSVSNGKLAAAIESVDKQAAGKVAIFNTSDYKEIKVVTVGALPDMITFSPDGKFILTANEGEPNASYTNDPVGSISIISVDENYAVNTVDFSGFASQQEALKAKGFRVFGLNASFAKDIEPEYITVSGDSKTAWVTLQENNGIAKISLTSKTITQIFPLGFKDYNVDANGIDPSDKDNTVAFGKWNVKGIYQPDAIALYETDGVPYLFTANEGDVREYDAYVENLRIAKAKLDATAFPNGTTLKADAQLGRLNITSTLGDTDGDGDFDQLYSFGARSFSVWNGNDGSLLFDSKNELETKTLAAGLYDDTRSDDKGVEPEGIAVGSVGNKKVAFVGMERADAVALYDISNPKAPVFLQILKCGDAPEGILFIAAKDSPTKKSLLVVSSENDGVVKVYQPKTLL